From the genome of Edaphobacter dinghuensis, one region includes:
- a CDS encoding glycosyltransferase WbuB has translation MRILIYGLNYAPELTGIGKYTGEMSSWLAARGHDVHVVTAPPYYPAWSIREDYRGKLYRTERVPGEPIVYRTPLYVPAKPTGLKRMVHLFSFMLGSLPVMLREMFWKPQIIFTVEPTFFGAPLALLVAQATGAASWLHVQDFEVDAAFDLGLLPAEGLVHDFALGLEEFFTQAFTRVSSISQKMVDRALAKGVPVARTILFPNWVDVDAIHPQPRDVANSFRRELGLEDKIILLYSGNMGAKQGLELLAPLARTFEDDPRVHFLFCGDGAFRPQLETLVAHLPNVTLLPLQPFSRLNDLLNAADIHLLPQRAGAADLVMPSKLTGMLSSGRPVIATADHGTQVAQVVEGCGLVVPAEDAPALHAAVQQLIDDEALRRQLGAAAREYAVEHLGKEQVLLQFERNLQNLVLGR, from the coding sequence GTGCGAATTCTGATCTACGGCCTGAACTATGCTCCTGAGCTGACCGGTATCGGCAAATATACCGGCGAGATGTCGTCGTGGCTGGCTGCGCGCGGCCATGATGTTCATGTGGTGACCGCGCCGCCGTACTATCCGGCGTGGAGCATTCGCGAAGACTATCGCGGCAAGCTCTATCGCACGGAGAGAGTTCCCGGCGAACCGATTGTCTATCGCACACCGCTGTATGTTCCGGCCAAGCCGACCGGGCTGAAGCGCATGGTGCATCTCTTCTCGTTCATGCTGGGGAGCCTGCCGGTGATGCTGCGCGAGATGTTCTGGAAGCCGCAGATCATCTTCACCGTGGAGCCTACTTTCTTCGGTGCGCCGCTGGCGTTACTGGTGGCTCAGGCCACAGGAGCGGCCTCGTGGCTGCACGTGCAAGACTTTGAAGTGGATGCTGCCTTCGATTTAGGACTGTTGCCTGCTGAAGGGCTGGTGCATGACTTTGCGCTGGGACTTGAGGAGTTCTTTACGCAGGCTTTTACGCGCGTCTCCAGCATCTCGCAGAAGATGGTCGATCGGGCGCTGGCCAAGGGCGTTCCCGTGGCGCGTACGATTCTTTTTCCGAACTGGGTCGATGTCGATGCCATTCATCCGCAGCCGCGAGATGTTGCCAACAGCTTTCGGCGCGAGCTTGGGCTTGAGGACAAGATCATCCTGCTCTACTCCGGCAACATGGGCGCGAAGCAGGGGCTGGAGCTATTGGCTCCGCTGGCGCGAACCTTCGAAGATGATCCTCGTGTCCACTTTCTCTTCTGCGGCGATGGAGCTTTTCGTCCCCAGCTTGAGACGCTGGTCGCGCACCTGCCTAACGTGACCCTGCTGCCGCTGCAACCGTTCTCACGCCTGAACGATCTGCTGAATGCGGCGGACATTCACTTGTTGCCGCAGCGCGCCGGAGCAGCAGACTTGGTGATGCCTTCGAAGCTTACCGGAATGCTCTCGAGCGGGCGCCCTGTCATCGCCACGGCTGACCATGGCACGCAGGTGGCGCAGGTCGTTGAAGGCTGTGGCCTCGTCGTTCCGGCGGAAGACGCTCCGGCCCTGCACGCTGCCGTTCAACAACTGATCGATGATGAAGCTTTGAGGCGGCAACTCGGCGCTGCGGCGCGTGAGTATGCGGTGGAGCATCTGGGCAAGGAGCAGGTGCTGTTGCAGTTTGAGAGGAATCTGCAGAACCTTGTGCTTGGCAGATAA
- the trxA gene encoding thioredoxin translates to MAGQFVTNINDASFEKEVLQSDQPVLVDFWAAWCGPCRALAPIVDEVANSYQGKLKVMKMDVDANTATPARYGIRGIPALLIFKGGQVAEQIVGYVPKDTIDKSVLKVLA, encoded by the coding sequence ATGGCAGGTCAGTTCGTAACCAACATCAACGATGCATCCTTTGAAAAAGAGGTTCTTCAGTCGGATCAACCCGTATTGGTTGATTTCTGGGCAGCATGGTGCGGCCCGTGTCGCGCGCTGGCGCCGATTGTCGACGAGGTTGCCAACTCATATCAGGGCAAGCTCAAGGTGATGAAGATGGATGTTGATGCCAACACCGCAACCCCTGCGCGTTACGGAATTCGCGGCATCCCCGCGCTGCTGATCTTCAAGGGCGGCCAGGTAGCCGAACAGATCGTCGGGTATGTCCCCAAGGACACTATCGACAAGTCTGTGCTCAAGGTTCTCGCATAA
- a CDS encoding ABC transporter permease, whose product MSTTAITTRVPLIERSKQQPLAALGIVLLIVFVVCALFAPWLAPYDPAQLDLTGRLMGPSAAHWFGTDELGRDILSRTIYGARISMIVAVSVVGLSLAVGLVAGCLAGFYGGVTDTILNIYVTNAFMSLPGILLAIAFVAFMGPGLFNVILALAISGWVGYARLVRGQVMAVKEREFVEAARALGASDLRVLCRHILPNIVQPLIVQGAIGMAGAVLAEATLSFLGLGVPPPAASWGSMLNDARSHLFDSPHLVFFPAMAVMLCVLAFNFIGDALRDYLDPRTKMETGI is encoded by the coding sequence ATGAGTACAACCGCGATCACAACACGAGTACCCCTGATCGAGCGTTCGAAGCAGCAGCCGCTGGCTGCTCTGGGGATCGTGCTGCTGATCGTCTTCGTGGTCTGCGCCCTGTTCGCCCCCTGGCTCGCTCCCTACGATCCGGCACAGCTTGACCTCACCGGACGCCTCATGGGACCGAGCGCGGCGCACTGGTTCGGCACCGACGAGCTAGGGCGGGACATCCTCTCGCGAACCATCTACGGCGCACGCATCTCGATGATCGTCGCCGTCAGCGTCGTCGGCCTGTCGCTTGCAGTCGGCCTCGTCGCCGGTTGCCTTGCAGGCTTTTACGGCGGGGTGACGGACACCATCCTGAACATCTACGTCACCAACGCGTTTATGTCGCTGCCGGGAATCCTGCTGGCCATCGCCTTCGTCGCCTTCATGGGACCGGGTCTGTTCAACGTAATTCTTGCGCTGGCCATCTCCGGCTGGGTAGGCTATGCGCGGCTTGTACGCGGACAGGTGATGGCAGTGAAGGAGCGCGAGTTCGTCGAGGCAGCACGCGCCTTGGGAGCCTCGGACCTGCGCGTGCTCTGCCGCCACATCCTGCCCAACATCGTGCAACCGCTGATCGTGCAGGGAGCAATCGGCATGGCCGGGGCCGTGCTCGCCGAAGCCACGCTGAGCTTCCTCGGACTGGGCGTCCCACCGCCCGCAGCCAGTTGGGGATCGATGCTCAATGACGCCCGCTCCCATCTCTTCGACTCGCCCCACCTCGTCTTCTTCCCTGCCATGGCAGTGATGCTCTGCGTCCTTGCCTTCAACTTTATCGGCGACGCACTGCGCGACTACCTCGACCCGCGCACAAAGATGGAGACTGGAATTTGA
- a CDS encoding glycoside hydrolase family 35 protein — MKRTFLAALLILCTLSLHAQPKHTFTTQGDHFVLDGKPFKVLSGEMHYERIPRAYWHARLKMAKAMGLNTIATYVFWNMHEPTPGHFDFTGNNDVAAFIRAAQEEGLYVILRTGPYSCAEWDLGGIPAWLLKDPASAAALRSNDPAFMVPAERWIDRLAKELTPLQIGRDGPILMTQVENEYGNFGSDHVYMEHLHQIFLHAGFTDSLLYTADNWRNIPKGSIPDLFAATNFGIGNHQGGMDALEKVRPGQALFVSEYWPGWFDSWGHPHETRPIGPQIEDLDYILKRGAGINIYMFHGGTSFGFMSGSSLIKGHFLPDVTSYDYDAPLDEAGHTTPKFFAYRKVLAQYAGCGNESCLPPVPAAPPVITIPQIDLTRSTPLWVNLPKPIPSELPQPMEHFDQSYGYILYRTQLPAHTHGDLVIDQVHDYAQIYLDGKLIGTLDRRFADPKGNLPPVSIETSDPARLDILVADDGRINSTRNMRGETKGITHAVTLAGQPLTNWQVYPLPMTTLPSFSRNVTRSTASRYAKASALALSDKQKSGTLAPGVCTLSNCTPTFFQADFTLAATGDTFLDIRNLGKGALWINGHIIGRFWNAGPQQTLYVPGPWLRKGRNQIIVFDMAPQSARPHVAGLAQPILNGPVADQTTSKQQ; from the coding sequence ATGAAACGAACCTTCCTCGCCGCGCTCCTCATCCTCTGCACGCTGTCGCTTCACGCCCAGCCAAAGCACACCTTCACCACCCAGGGCGATCACTTCGTCCTCGACGGCAAGCCCTTCAAGGTCCTCTCCGGCGAGATGCACTACGAGCGCATCCCCCGCGCCTACTGGCACGCTCGCCTTAAGATGGCGAAAGCGATGGGTCTCAACACCATCGCCACCTACGTCTTCTGGAACATGCACGAACCCACCCCCGGCCACTTCGACTTCACCGGCAACAACGACGTCGCCGCCTTCATCCGCGCCGCGCAGGAAGAGGGCCTCTACGTCATCCTCCGCACCGGCCCCTACTCCTGCGCCGAGTGGGACCTCGGCGGCATCCCCGCGTGGCTACTGAAAGACCCGGCCTCCGCCGCTGCCCTCCGCTCCAACGACCCCGCCTTCATGGTCCCCGCCGAGCGTTGGATTGATCGCCTCGCCAAAGAACTCACCCCTCTCCAGATCGGCCGCGACGGCCCCATCCTCATGACCCAGGTCGAAAACGAGTACGGCAACTTCGGCTCCGACCACGTCTACATGGAGCACCTCCACCAGATCTTCCTCCACGCCGGATTCACCGACTCGCTCCTCTACACCGCCGACAACTGGCGCAACATCCCTAAAGGCTCCATCCCCGACCTCTTCGCCGCCACCAACTTCGGCATCGGCAACCACCAGGGCGGCATGGACGCCCTCGAAAAAGTTCGTCCCGGTCAGGCCCTCTTCGTCTCCGAATACTGGCCCGGCTGGTTCGACAGCTGGGGTCATCCCCACGAGACCCGCCCCATCGGCCCCCAGATCGAAGACCTCGACTACATTCTCAAGCGCGGAGCTGGGATCAACATCTACATGTTCCACGGCGGCACCAGCTTCGGCTTCATGTCCGGTAGCAGCCTCATCAAGGGCCACTTCCTCCCCGACGTCACCAGCTACGACTACGACGCCCCGCTCGACGAAGCCGGACACACCACCCCCAAGTTCTTCGCTTACCGCAAAGTCCTAGCGCAGTACGCCGGGTGCGGCAATGAGTCCTGCCTGCCTCCCGTTCCCGCCGCACCGCCCGTCATCACCATCCCGCAGATCGACCTCACCCGCTCTACCCCGCTGTGGGTCAATCTCCCCAAGCCCATCCCGAGCGAGCTTCCTCAGCCAATGGAGCACTTCGACCAGTCCTACGGCTACATTCTCTACCGCACCCAGCTACCCGCCCACACGCATGGCGATCTCGTCATCGACCAGGTCCACGACTATGCCCAGATCTATCTCGACGGCAAACTCATTGGTACCCTCGACCGCCGTTTCGCCGACCCCAAGGGCAACCTTCCCCCAGTCTCCATCGAGACCAGCGACCCCGCACGCCTCGACATCCTCGTCGCCGACGACGGCCGCATCAACTCCACCCGCAACATGCGCGGCGAAACCAAGGGCATCACCCACGCCGTCACCCTCGCCGGCCAGCCCCTCACCAACTGGCAGGTCTACCCCCTGCCCATGACGACGCTTCCCAGCTTCTCCAGGAACGTCACCCGAAGCACGGCATCTAGGTACGCCAAGGCTTCAGCCTTGGCTCTCTCAGATAAACAAAAAAGCGGGACTTTAGCCCCTGGGGTATGCACCCTTTCCAACTGCACCCCGACCTTCTTCCAAGCCGACTTCACCCTCGCCGCCACCGGAGACACCTTCCTCGACATCCGCAACCTCGGCAAAGGAGCTCTCTGGATCAACGGCCACATCATCGGCCGCTTCTGGAACGCCGGCCCGCAGCAGACCCTCTACGTCCCCGGCCCCTGGCTCCGCAAAGGCCGCAACCAGATCATCGTCTTCGACATGGCACCACAGTCCGCCCGTCCCCACGTCGCCGGACTGGCCCAACCCATCCTCAACGGCCCCGTAGCCGACCAGACAACCAGTAAACAGCAGTAA
- a CDS encoding metallophosphoesterase family protein, with protein sequence MLIGVISDTHGLLRPEVLTALAGVEHILHAGDVGDARILDTLREIAPVTAIRGNIDQWGECAELPPTDVVELDGHLFYLVHSLADLDINPAVAGVAVVISGHSHKPAIEQRNGVLYLNPGSAGPRRFNLPVTIALIRADEAGIETELVNLL encoded by the coding sequence ATGCTCATCGGAGTCATCTCAGACACTCACGGCCTGCTGCGACCAGAGGTACTCACGGCCCTGGCTGGCGTCGAGCACATCCTTCACGCCGGAGACGTCGGCGACGCACGAATTTTGGACACGCTGCGCGAGATCGCTCCGGTGACTGCAATTCGCGGCAACATCGACCAATGGGGCGAGTGCGCCGAGCTTCCACCCACAGACGTCGTCGAGCTCGATGGACACCTCTTCTACCTTGTCCACTCACTCGCCGATCTCGACATCAATCCTGCCGTTGCAGGTGTAGCCGTTGTCATCAGCGGCCACTCGCACAAGCCCGCAATCGAGCAGCGCAACGGCGTGCTCTACCTGAACCCCGGCAGCGCCGGACCACGCCGCTTCAATCTCCCCGTCACCATCGCGCTCATAAGAGCGGACGAAGCCGGAATCGAAACTGAACTCGTAAATCTGCTATAG
- a CDS encoding ABC transporter permease — MKPALWNPVRRILLTLPVIWVVVSVVFLLIHLVPGDPIVQMLGEGANSADIAALRHAYGFDAPLSQQYLHYWHGILHGDLGQSLRLHDSVTHLVLQRYPYTLALTLAALLIGIAVSVPAGILSALHRNRWQDRALGVVSLVGLSFPNFALGPILIIVFSIYFGWLPVSTAGTGGVGDFLLHLILPAITLGLGLAAILTRMVRTAMLEELGQDYIRTARAKGLSENRVVYRHALRNALIPVLTVIGLQFGSLLSGAIVTETIFSWPGIGRLTLSAISNRDYALVQGCILAVGLTYVAINLLTDVAYTIANPRMRG, encoded by the coding sequence ATGAAGCCAGCTCTCTGGAACCCTGTTCGTCGCATTCTGCTTACGCTGCCTGTCATCTGGGTGGTGGTGTCGGTCGTCTTTCTGTTGATTCACCTTGTGCCCGGTGATCCTATCGTGCAGATGCTGGGCGAGGGCGCGAACTCCGCCGACATTGCTGCGCTGCGTCATGCTTATGGTTTCGACGCTCCACTCAGCCAGCAGTACCTTCACTATTGGCACGGCATTCTGCATGGCGATCTTGGCCAGTCACTACGGCTGCATGACTCGGTGACGCACCTTGTGTTGCAGCGTTATCCGTACACGCTGGCGCTGACGCTGGCTGCGCTGCTGATTGGGATTGCGGTGTCGGTCCCGGCAGGCATTCTCTCGGCGCTGCACCGCAACCGCTGGCAAGACCGCGCGCTTGGCGTGGTCTCTCTGGTCGGTCTCTCGTTTCCGAACTTCGCGCTGGGTCCGATCCTCATTATTGTCTTTTCTATTTATTTCGGATGGCTTCCGGTATCGACTGCGGGGACTGGAGGCGTCGGCGATTTTCTGCTGCATCTGATCCTTCCAGCGATCACGCTTGGCCTTGGACTTGCCGCGATTCTTACGCGCATGGTGCGCACGGCGATGCTTGAGGAGTTGGGGCAGGATTACATACGCACCGCGCGGGCGAAGGGATTGAGCGAGAACAGGGTGGTCTATCGCCACGCGCTGCGTAATGCGCTGATTCCGGTGCTCACCGTGATCGGGTTGCAGTTCGGGTCGCTGCTCTCGGGAGCGATTGTTACCGAGACGATCTTTAGCTGGCCGGGTATCGGCAGGCTTACACTGTCGGCGATCTCGAACCGCGACTATGCGCTGGTGCAGGGATGCATTCTTGCGGTGGGTCTTACTTATGTCGCGATCAATCTGCTGACGGACGTTGCTTATACGATTGCAAATCCGCGGATGCGCGGGTAG
- the thrB gene encoding homoserine kinase: MTPLHLRLPATSANLGPGFDALGLAMALYLTIDATEAKEFGIRATGRNADLCGDVANSLVFTTYKSVLAAHGRTAVPLHLELNNEIPLGMGCGSSAAALLAGVLLADHFGELGWSSQQILEEACRREGHPDNVAACFLGGMTASADDGSRIITATCGQDLKWKLLLALPSASLATEKARALLPATYSRADAVANVQNTALLVSAFALNRGDLLRAAMQDRIHQPYRMEACPLLPRLLPLNGTPGVLGVALSGAGPSVLVIAEEGAEERADVLKAAIRKAASDPELEIIETVIAAGTTVQR, encoded by the coding sequence ATGACACCCTTACATCTGCGCCTGCCAGCAACCTCTGCCAACCTTGGCCCGGGCTTCGATGCCCTGGGCCTTGCGATGGCGCTGTACCTGACCATTGATGCGACCGAGGCCAAAGAGTTCGGCATCCGGGCTACGGGGCGCAACGCCGATCTCTGCGGCGATGTTGCCAACAGCCTCGTCTTCACTACCTACAAAAGCGTTCTTGCCGCACACGGCAGAACGGCAGTGCCGCTGCACCTCGAACTGAATAACGAGATACCGTTGGGGATGGGCTGCGGCTCCAGCGCTGCCGCGCTGCTGGCCGGGGTTCTGCTGGCCGATCACTTTGGCGAACTGGGCTGGAGCAGCCAGCAGATTCTCGAAGAGGCATGCCGCCGCGAGGGGCATCCCGATAACGTCGCTGCCTGTTTCCTGGGCGGTATGACCGCTTCCGCCGACGATGGAAGCCGCATTATTACAGCTACTTGCGGGCAGGACTTGAAGTGGAAGTTGCTGCTTGCACTGCCTTCGGCGAGCTTGGCTACGGAGAAGGCCCGGGCGCTTTTGCCAGCGACCTATAGCCGTGCCGATGCCGTGGCGAATGTGCAGAATACGGCGTTGCTGGTCTCTGCCTTTGCGCTCAATCGTGGCGATCTGCTGCGAGCGGCGATGCAGGACCGTATCCATCAGCCTTACCGCATGGAAGCCTGTCCGCTGCTGCCGCGCCTGCTGCCGTTGAACGGGACACCGGGCGTGCTGGGCGTGGCGCTTAGCGGGGCCGGGCCGTCCGTGCTGGTCATTGCCGAAGAGGGAGCGGAAGAGAGGGCAGATGTGCTGAAAGCCGCGATCCGTAAGGCTGCCAGCGACCCTGAACTCGAGATCATCGAGACCGTTATCGCCGCAGGGACGACGGTGCAGAGGTAG
- a CDS encoding hemolysin family protein, whose protein sequence is MLEWMLFRTIMVAFFILANSFFVAAEFALVSVRETRIQQLIALGRPGARTVLQLKHNIDEFLPAVQFGVTLAALALGWIGEPAVAQMILQLVHNWLNVLPAHAAIYAHTLAVIIAFALITYFEVLLGELVPKSLALQRAERIALAVAGPMDVFIRITRPAVNLMNNSAALVLKLFHAPLHGEGAVHSPEEIKLIATATRRMGLLPPFQEEIIHRAIELNHVTVREIMTPRGKIFSLPADLVVEQASARIVEEQHSRIPVYDPVNGPENIIGIVYSKDISRLMHFRGVALSLGAKGGSGLTLRQVMHGLMVVPETKLAVELLQEFQERRRQMAIVVDEFGSTVGIVTAEDALEQIVGELDDEFDIAPRSPLLSSTGAMSLDGSTTLRDLGTQLHWSFPREVGVETLAGFLLAHLGHIPEVGESIEDGGRRYSVAEMDGRRISRVAVQMLTPVKAPESEDREATA, encoded by the coding sequence ATGCTTGAATGGATGCTCTTCCGCACGATCATGGTGGCCTTCTTCATTTTGGCCAACAGCTTCTTCGTCGCTGCTGAGTTCGCGCTTGTCAGCGTGCGTGAGACGCGCATCCAGCAACTGATTGCGCTTGGCCGTCCGGGTGCGCGCACCGTCCTTCAGCTCAAGCACAACATCGACGAGTTCCTTCCTGCTGTGCAGTTCGGAGTTACGCTGGCCGCACTTGCGCTGGGCTGGATCGGCGAGCCTGCGGTCGCGCAGATGATTCTGCAACTGGTACACAACTGGCTGAACGTGTTGCCCGCGCACGCCGCGATCTATGCTCATACGCTTGCGGTGATCATTGCGTTTGCGCTGATTACTTATTTTGAAGTTCTGCTGGGTGAGTTGGTTCCCAAATCGCTTGCATTGCAACGCGCCGAGCGTATTGCGCTGGCTGTGGCCGGGCCGATGGATGTCTTTATCCGCATCACGCGACCTGCGGTGAATTTGATGAACAACTCTGCGGCGCTGGTGCTGAAGCTGTTTCACGCACCGCTGCATGGCGAAGGGGCTGTCCATTCGCCGGAAGAGATTAAGCTGATTGCGACGGCAACGCGGCGCATGGGGCTGTTGCCTCCTTTTCAGGAGGAGATCATTCATCGTGCCATCGAGCTGAACCACGTTACTGTGCGCGAGATCATGACGCCGCGCGGCAAGATCTTTTCGCTGCCTGCCGATCTGGTGGTGGAGCAGGCAAGTGCGCGCATCGTCGAAGAGCAGCACTCGCGCATCCCTGTGTACGATCCGGTGAATGGCCCGGAGAACATTATCGGTATCGTCTACTCCAAAGACATCTCGCGCCTGATGCACTTTCGCGGCGTGGCTCTGTCGCTTGGAGCCAAGGGCGGCTCCGGCCTTACGCTGCGACAGGTCATGCATGGGCTGATGGTGGTTCCTGAGACGAAGCTGGCGGTGGAGCTGTTGCAGGAGTTTCAGGAGCGTCGCCGACAGATGGCGATTGTCGTGGACGAGTTCGGTTCGACCGTCGGTATTGTCACTGCCGAAGATGCGTTGGAGCAGATCGTCGGCGAGCTGGATGACGAGTTCGATATTGCGCCGCGCAGCCCGTTGCTCAGCTCCACCGGAGCGATGTCGCTCGACGGCAGCACGACGCTGCGCGACCTGGGCACGCAGCTACATTGGAGCTTTCCTCGCGAGGTGGGTGTGGAGACGCTGGCCGGTTTCCTGCTCGCGCATCTTGGGCACATCCCCGAGGTGGGCGAGAGCATCGAGGATGGAGGACGCCGCTACTCCGTTGCCGAGATGGATGGCCGCCGCATCAGCCGGGTCGCGGTGCAGATGCTGACGCCTGTAAAAGCGCCCGAATCTGAAGACAGGGAAGCGACGGCATGA
- a CDS encoding glycosyl hydrolase has translation MPVLPSKSRQIATSSLLAAAFAFTSLNPAVAQTSIQTLHRNFENPRTQTRPMVRWWWFGLAVQKPEILRELQQMKADGIGGAELAFEYPQVLDDPSKGLKNLPFLSPEFLDDVNYAQSEGRKLGLRIDVTLGSGWPYGGPATTLAEAAGHLRITEISLPANATSLPKLKLAEGESIISIAVANGEPKHWDAATAKTISTNQTDHLLPSANPRTAIFFISSHTRQQVKRAAVGAEGYVLDPFSHQAVANHLKSVGEPLLKSFGATPPYAIFSDSLEAYGADWTPNLPAEFKKRRGYDLLPHLPELVAGGTPEAEKVRHDWGKTLTELVDENYLTQINNWAIAHHTKFRSQTYGNPAVSFSSQHLAALPEGEGPQWRAFSTLRWATSANHVYGNNVTSGETFTWLHSPVFRATPLDMKAEADIDFLTGENQIICHGWPYSAPQVGEPGWSLYAAAVFNDHNPWHPVMPDVTRYIGGVSYLLRQGQPANQVAILLPTDDVWASFTTTQDSVTALLTRIVTPELMSTILSAGYNVDFIDADAINSVGLGTHKILVLPPTDRIPANTLRKIEQFVAAGGKVISIDRAPSISPEGKALPEITSLSQKLFTTAKGSLVPDDSALADALHHANAPDFALTSGNDEIGFIRRKLPTSDIYFVANTGNQPIDTTATFATAHKFGEQWNPASGEASSTASANLQLHLAPYESRIFIFSNTDPKAPAPRPAPTTQLADLSNNWQVRFATTGKTKSEATLTDWIASPDTIHYSGEAVYSRDFNLSSTPNSPTYLQIDGGTAVTPPAGVLNRPAPMHDGIPDPRVTRTGPGMRAWFEPPVREAAIVFINGKQAGYLWHPPYRLDVSPLLKAGQNRIEIHVYNTALNAWSALPPHDYKPLIAKYGDRFQMQDLNKVVPTSSGILGTIKLVTAESQEQK, from the coding sequence ATGCCGGTTCTACCAAGCAAGTCTCGTCAGATCGCCACGTCTTCGCTGCTGGCCGCGGCCTTTGCCTTCACCTCTCTAAACCCAGCAGTTGCACAGACATCGATTCAAACCCTGCACCGCAACTTTGAGAATCCTCGGACGCAGACGCGGCCCATGGTGCGCTGGTGGTGGTTTGGTCTCGCTGTGCAAAAGCCCGAGATTCTTCGTGAGCTGCAACAGATGAAGGCCGACGGTATCGGCGGGGCCGAGCTCGCCTTCGAGTACCCTCAAGTGCTCGACGATCCCTCCAAGGGTCTTAAGAACCTGCCCTTTCTCTCCCCCGAATTTCTCGACGACGTGAACTATGCCCAATCGGAAGGCCGCAAGCTCGGCCTGCGCATCGACGTGACGCTAGGCAGCGGTTGGCCCTACGGCGGCCCCGCCACCACGCTCGCCGAGGCCGCCGGACATCTCCGCATCACAGAGATTTCTCTTCCCGCCAACGCAACCTCTCTTCCCAAGCTCAAGTTAGCAGAGGGTGAGTCCATTATCTCCATCGCCGTGGCCAACGGAGAGCCGAAGCATTGGGACGCCGCCACCGCCAAGACCATCAGCACCAACCAGACTGATCACCTGCTCCCATCGGCTAATCCGCGCACGGCAATCTTCTTCATCTCCAGCCACACGAGGCAACAGGTCAAGCGCGCCGCCGTCGGAGCTGAGGGCTATGTCCTCGATCCCTTCAGCCATCAGGCCGTCGCCAATCACCTGAAATCCGTAGGCGAGCCTCTGCTCAAATCCTTCGGCGCCACGCCACCCTATGCCATCTTCTCCGACTCGCTCGAAGCCTACGGAGCCGACTGGACCCCCAACCTTCCCGCCGAGTTTAAGAAGCGCCGAGGCTACGATCTCCTGCCCCATCTGCCCGAGCTGGTCGCCGGTGGAACGCCCGAGGCCGAAAAAGTCCGCCATGACTGGGGCAAGACCCTCACCGAGTTGGTCGACGAAAACTACCTCACCCAGATCAATAACTGGGCCATCGCGCACCACACGAAGTTTCGGTCACAAACCTATGGAAATCCAGCAGTTTCCTTCTCAAGCCAACATCTCGCTGCGTTGCCCGAAGGCGAAGGCCCGCAATGGCGCGCCTTCTCCACTCTGCGCTGGGCTACCTCCGCGAATCATGTCTACGGCAACAACGTAACCTCGGGCGAGACCTTCACCTGGCTGCACTCCCCCGTCTTCCGGGCTACGCCGCTCGACATGAAGGCCGAGGCCGACATCGACTTCCTCACCGGAGAGAACCAGATCATCTGCCACGGCTGGCCCTACTCCGCTCCGCAGGTCGGCGAGCCCGGCTGGTCGCTCTATGCCGCCGCGGTCTTCAACGACCACAACCCCTGGCACCCGGTCATGCCTGACGTCACCCGCTACATCGGCGGCGTCAGCTACCTTCTCCGTCAAGGCCAGCCCGCCAATCAGGTAGCCATCCTTCTACCCACCGACGACGTCTGGGCCTCCTTCACGACGACACAGGACAGCGTCACCGCTCTGCTGACCCGCATCGTCACTCCCGAGCTCATGTCCACCATCCTCTCGGCTGGCTACAACGTCGACTTCATCGACGCCGACGCCATCAACTCCGTCGGTCTCGGCACCCACAAGATCCTCGTCCTGCCGCCCACCGACCGCATCCCGGCAAACACCCTGCGCAAGATCGAGCAGTTCGTCGCCGCGGGAGGCAAGGTCATCTCCATCGACCGCGCTCCCTCCATCTCGCCCGAAGGCAAAGCGCTGCCTGAGATCACCAGCCTCTCGCAGAAACTCTTCACCACGGCCAAAGGCAGCCTCGTCCCCGACGACTCCGCCCTCGCCGATGCCCTGCACCATGCCAACGCACCTGACTTCGCACTCACCTCGGGTAACGACGAGATCGGCTTCATCCGCCGCAAGCTGCCAACGTCGGACATCTACTTCGTAGCCAACACCGGCAACCAACCCATCGACACCACCGCAACCTTTGCCACCGCCCACAAGTTCGGCGAGCAATGGAACCCCGCCAGCGGCGAAGCCTCCAGCACCGCGTCCGCTAACCTCCAACTCCACCTCGCTCCTTACGAGTCGCGCATCTTCATCTTCAGCAACACCGATCCCAAAGCCCCGGCGCCGCGACCGGCTCCCACCACCCAGCTAGCCGACCTCAGCAACAACTGGCAGGTACGCTTCGCCACAACTGGCAAAACAAAATCCGAAGCGACCCTCACTGACTGGATCGCCAGCCCCGACACCATCCACTACTCCGGCGAAGCCGTCTACAGCCGCGACTTCAATCTCAGCTCCACACCCAATTCACCCACCTATCTCCAGATCGACGGCGGCACCGCCGTCACTCCACCAGCCGGAGTCCTCAACCGTCCCGCACCGATGCACGACGGCATCCCCGATCCTCGCGTCACTCGCACCGGCCCCGGCATGCGCGCGTGGTTCGAGCCGCCCGTCCGCGAAGCCGCCATCGTCTTCATCAACGGCAAGCAAGCAGGCTATCTCTGGCATCCGCCCTACCGCCTCGACGTCTCACCGCTGCTCAAGGCTGGCCAGAACCGCATCGAGATCCACGTCTACAACACCGCGCTCAATGCATGGTCAGCCCTGCCACCCCACGACTACAAACCACTCATCGCCAAGTACGGCGACCGCTTCCAGATGCAGGACCTCAACAAGGTCGTACCCACCTCGTCCGGCATCCTCGGCACCATCAAACTCGTAACTGCAGAATCTCAGGAGCAGAAATAG